In Leptotrichia sp. OH3620_COT-345, a genomic segment contains:
- a CDS encoding rod shape-determining protein yields MKFFNFFKFNTKPTRDIAIDLGTANTVVYVKDEGILIDEPTYVAVNVKTEEVEHIGEKAKEIMGRTAKHTQIIRPLKNGVISDYEVTEKMLAEFLRRIRKDKFQSARVIICVPSGVTQVERRAVVEVVKEAGAKEVYLIEEPIAAAIGAGIDLFEPKGHLIVDIGGGTTEIAFIVSGGAATSRSVKIAGDHLNEDIMEYVKEKHNLLIGERTAEELKVNTISLKDKNTEFEIRGRELGKGLPKSIKIIASEIDGAIDKNIDLIIDEVKLTMEGIEPEVAADIYETGIYLSGGGAGIRILKERIEEELKLRVTVCDESIHAVVKGIAKVLDDFSAYKNVIISPTNEY; encoded by the coding sequence ATGAAATTTTTTAATTTTTTTAAGTTCAACACAAAGCCGACTAGGGACATTGCAATCGATTTGGGCACGGCAAATACAGTAGTTTATGTAAAAGATGAGGGAATATTAATAGATGAACCGACTTATGTAGCTGTAAATGTTAAAACAGAAGAAGTGGAACATATAGGAGAAAAAGCAAAGGAAATAATGGGAAGAACCGCTAAGCATACTCAAATTATAAGGCCTTTGAAAAATGGAGTAATTTCAGATTATGAAGTTACTGAAAAAATGCTCGCGGAATTTTTGAGAAGAATAAGAAAAGACAAATTTCAAAGTGCAAGAGTGATAATATGTGTTCCGAGCGGAGTGACTCAAGTAGAAAGAAGAGCTGTCGTAGAAGTTGTAAAAGAAGCGGGAGCGAAGGAAGTATACCTTATTGAAGAGCCTATTGCAGCCGCAATTGGTGCAGGGATAGATCTTTTTGAGCCTAAAGGCCATCTTATAGTGGATATAGGAGGAGGAACTACTGAAATAGCCTTCATAGTTTCGGGAGGAGCGGCTACATCAAGATCGGTGAAAATAGCCGGGGATCATCTTAATGAAGATATAATGGAATATGTAAAAGAAAAACATAACCTACTGATTGGAGAAAGAACTGCTGAAGAATTAAAAGTAAATACTATAAGTCTGAAAGATAAGAATACTGAATTTGAAATAAGAGGGAGAGAATTAGGAAAAGGACTTCCTAAAAGTATAAAAATTATAGCTTCAGAAATAGATGGAGCTATTGATAAAAATATAGATCTGATTATTGATGAAGTAAAACTGACTATGGAAGGAATAGAGCCTGAAGTAGCTGCGGATATATACGAAACCGGAATATATCTTTCAGGAGGGGGAGCCGGAATAAGAATATTAAAAGAAAGAATAGAAGAAGAGCTTAAACTTCGGGTAACTGTATGTGATGAGTCCATTCATGCAGTTGTGAAAGGTATAGCAAAAGTATTGGATGATTTCAGTGCATATAAGAACGTAATCATATCCCCTACTAATGAATATTAG
- a CDS encoding pseudouridine synthase codes for MRLNKYIADAGVCSRRKADEMIKEGRVTVNKKEAVIGMEVLSGDTVRIDGERIKLNTVYEYYMFNKPKRVICSNDDRFGRRLAVDYIKSKKRLFTYGRLDYMTEGLIIISNDGEVYNHVMHPRKKLYKSYIAKLSREVEEKDIEAWKHGVVIDGKRTAPAKVKKLDKKEIRIAIFEGRNRQIRKMVEILGYTVESLKRVKVGELSLGHLQPGDYRELTEDEIKYLKSL; via the coding sequence ATGAGATTGAATAAATATATAGCCGATGCAGGTGTATGCTCACGAAGAAAAGCCGATGAAATGATAAAAGAGGGAAGAGTAACTGTTAATAAAAAAGAGGCGGTCATAGGAATGGAAGTACTTTCCGGAGATACTGTAAGAATAGATGGCGAAAGGATAAAACTGAACACGGTTTATGAATATTATATGTTCAATAAACCTAAGAGAGTAATATGCTCCAATGATGATAGGTTTGGAAGAAGATTGGCAGTAGATTACATAAAGTCAAAGAAACGTTTATTTACATATGGAAGACTTGACTATATGACTGAGGGGCTTATTATTATAAGTAATGATGGAGAAGTCTATAACCATGTTATGCACCCGAGAAAAAAATTATATAAAAGTTACATTGCGAAATTGAGCAGAGAAGTAGAAGAAAAAGATATAGAAGCATGGAAACATGGAGTTGTAATTGACGGTAAAAGAACTGCACCCGCTAAAGTGAAGAAATTAGATAAAAAAGAAATAAGAATAGCTATTTTTGAAGGGCGAAACAGACAGATAAGAAAAATGGTCGAAATTCTAGGATATACAGTAGAATCTTTGAAAAGAGTGAAAGTGGGAGAACTTTCCCTCGGACATTTACAACCGGGAGATTACAGAGAACTTACAGAAGATGAAATAAAATATCTGAAAAGTTTATAA
- the scpB gene encoding SMC-Scp complex subunit ScpB, translating into MDINGNLEERVETLVFLSKEQLTVEELSKFYNMELKKMEEILLSLKEKRKKSGINVKIENGVIMLVSNPLYGEDVKRFFNPEMKIKKLTRSTMETLAIIAYKGPITKTEIEQIRGVNVEKTMANLIEKNLVYISGKKKTIGTPNLYEVTEDFYSYLSISDKKELPGFEQYQKIELLYKISEENGNEEIPESIKEKMEKKKIEVNNEIE; encoded by the coding sequence ATGGATATTAACGGAAATTTGGAAGAAAGAGTCGAAACTCTCGTATTTCTGTCTAAAGAACAGCTCACTGTGGAAGAACTGTCTAAATTTTATAATATGGAACTTAAAAAAATGGAAGAAATACTTTTAAGTTTGAAAGAAAAAAGAAAGAAAAGCGGAATAAATGTAAAAATAGAAAACGGGGTAATAATGCTTGTATCAAATCCCCTTTATGGGGAAGATGTAAAAAGGTTTTTTAATCCTGAAATGAAAATAAAGAAACTAACAAGATCCACAATGGAAACTCTTGCCATTATTGCTTATAAAGGACCTATAACAAAAACTGAAATAGAGCAGATAAGAGGTGTAAATGTAGAAAAGACGATGGCAAATTTAATAGAAAAAAATCTTGTCTATATTTCAGGTAAGAAAAAGACAATCGGTACACCTAACTTATATGAAGTAACTGAAGATTTTTATAGTTATTTAAGTATTAGCGACAAAAAGGAACTGCCGGGATTTGAGCAGTATCAAAAAATAGAGTTGCTTTATAAAATTTCAGAAGAAAATGGAAATGAGGAAATTCCTGAGTCTATAAAAGAAAAAATGGAAAAAAAGAAAATAGAGGTAAATAATGAGATTGAATAA
- a CDS encoding ABC transporter permease, which yields MTDFKYAERTRKNKIKIRKITKSGIYLWGTLGTCVLLGFYKLVTINTGKIYIFTAIEDFFKNVGLMFFQPRLSERYTFAEILQSLGVTLSLGLLTTLISAFFALFFSFFAAKNLSGEKLSKVIKVLISFVRSVPTILWVTVFSAVIGVGAEAAVIGICFHSTAYLIKAYSESTEEINAGIVEAMKSTGASRWKIIFQGILPSTAPSILSWTFVRFEMNFTNAVVVGAAAGAGGIGYEMFMAGSMYFDSREIGFFVYLVLGIALLLESISVYLKKKYIKGSTR from the coding sequence ATGACGGATTTTAAATATGCAGAAAGAACACGTAAAAATAAAATAAAAATAAGGAAAATAACAAAATCAGGCATATATCTATGGGGGACATTAGGAACATGTGTTTTATTGGGATTTTATAAACTGGTAACTATAAATACAGGGAAAATTTATATATTTACGGCAATTGAAGATTTTTTCAAAAATGTCGGCTTAATGTTTTTTCAGCCTCGACTTTCTGAAAGATATACTTTTGCTGAAATACTTCAAAGTCTTGGAGTAACCCTTTCTCTTGGATTACTGACTACATTAATCAGTGCTTTTTTTGCTTTATTTTTTTCTTTTTTTGCAGCAAAAAATTTATCAGGAGAAAAACTTTCAAAAGTAATAAAAGTTTTAATTTCGTTTGTAAGATCTGTTCCGACAATATTATGGGTAACAGTGTTTTCAGCAGTAATCGGAGTGGGAGCTGAAGCAGCAGTCATAGGAATATGTTTTCATAGTACGGCTTATCTTATAAAAGCTTATTCCGAAAGTACGGAAGAAATAAATGCGGGAATAGTAGAAGCAATGAAATCTACAGGAGCATCCCGCTGGAAAATTATTTTTCAGGGAATTCTTCCATCTACGGCTCCATCGATTTTATCATGGACATTTGTGCGATTTGAAATGAATTTTACAAATGCCGTAGTGGTAGGGGCAGCAGCAGGAGCAGGAGGGATAGGGTACGAAATGTTTATGGCGGGTAGTATGTATTTTGATTCAAGAGAAATAGGCTTTTTTGTATATCTTGTGCTTGGTATAGCTTTGCTTCTCGAAAGTATTTCGGTTTATCTGAAAAAAAAGTATATAAAAGGTTCGACAAGATAA
- a CDS encoding DNA translocase FtsK yields the protein MNKKARGGILFILGIFLIYLLINENGIQASGRRQENFLAVFLNFSSLLFGKMSWFVSILITCWGIFDFFTGNIKLKFHKSKIAALVILFLANSILLIKKAVVLPLPYSFTEAGRKLLEIGFNRESGGFIGGLVSMPLYRVMHLPAMETILNLITVMCILVLLKEVIILLYEILKGFIKYYSSDEYKKKLKILKAKRQAEKQEYIDSKRHRREELRERLIESRKKKLSFEISKKPKEKLLQKPELYSEAELIDKEKEWLQLLENQKNKNINKQKEKETEIKNEKKTEEHNIIKEKFEKTYNEGEIAIEAEDKDGFQKYEIPEEDNGISMEKEYIEEVSENGNEIIQNKKYMNEEENSEKKVQNTLENPEKYEELLKKSIEEIFKSKAMDPGKKKEIEKSIVENVAHLESVLKEFGINAKVVNYEYGPTITRYEVTIPKGVKVSKVTSLTDDIAMNLAAESIRIEAPIPGKNTIGIETPNKIKEPVHFSNIIRNKQLEKGALNVILGKNIVGQDKIIDIAKMPHLLIAGQTGSGKSVAVNTLISTLISKKSEKEVRFIMIDPKMVELMPYNGIPHLLIPVIIDPQQAAIALKWAVNEMDNRYRQLMENGVRNIVGYNSLGYVEKMPYIVVIIDELADLMMVAAGSVEESIARIAQKARAVGIHLVVATQRPSTDVITGMIKANLPSRMSFALRSQIDSRTILDTPGAEKLLGQGDMLLLENGSSKLERIQGAFISDDEVMKLTTALKANKKAVYHDEILTETVEKNKDTDPFFENAIDVIKQEGRVSISLLQRKLNVGFNRASRIYEQLKENGIINDDNQLLVDDFD from the coding sequence ATGAACAAGAAAGCAAGAGGAGGAATTTTGTTTATTTTAGGAATATTTTTAATCTATCTTTTAATAAATGAAAACGGGATTCAAGCATCAGGCAGAAGACAGGAGAATTTTTTAGCTGTATTTTTAAATTTTTCGAGCCTGTTATTTGGAAAAATGTCGTGGTTTGTAAGTATATTAATAACTTGCTGGGGAATATTTGATTTTTTCACAGGAAACATAAAACTAAAATTTCATAAATCTAAAATAGCAGCATTGGTGATACTTTTTTTGGCAAATTCAATACTTCTTATAAAAAAAGCAGTAGTTTTACCGTTGCCTTATTCTTTTACTGAAGCAGGAAGAAAATTACTGGAAATCGGTTTTAATCGTGAAAGCGGCGGATTTATAGGAGGATTGGTATCTATGCCGCTATATCGGGTTATGCATCTTCCTGCAATGGAAACAATATTGAATCTTATTACCGTAATGTGTATACTTGTACTTTTAAAAGAAGTTATAATATTGTTGTATGAGATTTTAAAAGGATTTATTAAATATTATTCCAGTGATGAATATAAAAAGAAATTAAAAATATTAAAAGCTAAAAGACAAGCTGAAAAACAGGAATATATCGATTCTAAAAGGCATAGAAGAGAAGAATTAAGAGAGAGACTTATTGAGTCAAGAAAAAAGAAATTGAGTTTTGAGATTTCCAAAAAACCTAAAGAAAAACTTTTACAAAAACCTGAGCTGTATTCTGAAGCAGAACTGATTGATAAGGAAAAAGAATGGCTTCAGCTACTGGAAAATCAGAAAAATAAAAATATAAATAAACAAAAAGAAAAAGAAACTGAAATCAAAAACGAGAAAAAAACAGAAGAACATAACATTATCAAGGAGAAATTTGAGAAAACCTACAATGAAGGTGAAATAGCAATAGAAGCTGAAGATAAGGATGGATTTCAAAAATATGAAATTCCGGAAGAAGATAACGGGATTTCTATGGAAAAAGAATATATCGAAGAAGTTTCTGAAAACGGAAATGAAATTATACAAAATAAAAAGTATATGAATGAAGAAGAAAATTCTGAGAAAAAAGTTCAGAATACCCTTGAAAATCCTGAAAAATATGAAGAGCTTCTGAAAAAATCAATTGAAGAGATATTTAAGTCTAAAGCAATGGATCCGGGGAAAAAAAAGGAAATTGAAAAAAGTATTGTTGAAAATGTGGCACATCTTGAGTCGGTACTGAAAGAATTCGGAATTAATGCAAAAGTTGTAAACTATGAATATGGTCCGACAATTACAAGATATGAAGTGACAATACCTAAAGGTGTAAAAGTGAGTAAGGTTACTTCTCTTACTGACGATATTGCAATGAATCTTGCAGCCGAAAGCATAAGGATAGAAGCGCCTATACCGGGAAAAAATACAATAGGAATAGAAACTCCTAATAAAATAAAAGAACCTGTCCATTTTTCAAACATTATAAGAAATAAACAGCTCGAAAAAGGAGCGTTAAATGTAATTCTTGGGAAAAATATAGTCGGACAGGATAAAATAATAGACATTGCAAAAATGCCTCATCTGCTCATAGCGGGGCAAACAGGTTCGGGGAAAAGTGTAGCTGTAAATACTCTTATTTCCACACTTATATCAAAAAAATCCGAAAAAGAAGTAAGATTTATAATGATAGATCCGAAAATGGTAGAACTTATGCCTTATAACGGAATACCTCATCTGCTTATTCCTGTTATAATAGATCCTCAGCAAGCTGCAATAGCACTGAAATGGGCAGTAAATGAAATGGATAACAGATATAGACAACTTATGGAAAATGGAGTCAGAAATATCGTAGGGTATAATTCTCTCGGGTATGTGGAAAAAATGCCTTACATAGTAGTAATAATAGATGAACTGGCAGATTTGATGATGGTGGCGGCAGGAAGCGTAGAAGAATCTATAGCAAGAATAGCTCAGAAAGCAAGAGCTGTAGGTATACATCTTGTAGTAGCCACTCAAAGACCGTCTACAGATGTTATCACGGGAATGATAAAGGCCAATTTGCCGAGTAGAATGTCTTTTGCACTAAGATCTCAAATAGATTCAAGGACGATCCTTGATACGCCGGGAGCTGAAAAACTTCTCGGACAAGGAGATATGCTTTTACTGGAAAACGGCTCATCGAAACTTGAAAGAATACAGGGAGCATTTATTTCCGATGATGAAGTTATGAAGCTTACTACAGCCTTGAAAGCAAATAAAAAAGCTGTTTATCATGATGAAATTTTAACGGAAACTGTGGAAAAGAATAAAGATACGGATCCTTTCTTTGAAAATGCTATAGATGTTATAAAACAGGAAGGCAGAGTTTCCATTTCTCTTTTACAGAGAAAGTTGAATGTAGGATTTAACAGGGCTTCAAGGATTTATGAGCAATTAAAGGAAAACGGAATAATAAATGATGACAATCAATTGTTGGTTGATGATTTTGATTAA
- a CDS encoding HAD-IB family phosphatase — translation MEIKKRKLIFLIDFDITISKNDSTDALLETHNPVYKEILRKQYKNNEITMREFVKSGLESLNITKDEYIKTLNDKVGIDETFPDFVKSGIRFKIVSAGTRLNIQGSLLKYGINLPDDEIISNHISFEGSRITVTNPFLDREMYYGVDKKEAVENFQKQGYKVIFLGDGPSDYRALEVADFSFVRKNTRAVKFCEENKIKFKEFDNFNEIILYHNENEVDKNA, via the coding sequence ATGGAAATAAAAAAAAGAAAATTAATATTCTTGATAGATTTTGATATAACTATAAGTAAAAATGACTCAACGGATGCTTTACTTGAAACTCATAATCCCGTATATAAGGAAATCTTACGGAAGCAGTATAAGAACAATGAAATTACAATGAGGGAATTTGTCAAATCAGGACTGGAATCTTTGAATATAACAAAAGATGAGTACATAAAAACACTAAATGATAAAGTCGGAATAGATGAAACTTTTCCGGATTTTGTGAAAAGCGGAATAAGGTTTAAAATAGTAAGTGCCGGAACGAGACTGAATATACAGGGGAGTCTTTTGAAATATGGAATTAATCTACCTGATGATGAAATAATTTCAAATCATATAAGTTTTGAAGGAAGTAGAATAACGGTTACAAATCCTTTTTTAGATAGAGAAATGTATTATGGAGTAGACAAGAAAGAAGCAGTAGAAAATTTTCAGAAACAGGGATATAAAGTTATTTTTCTGGGAGATGGACCGTCAGATTACAGGGCACTGGAAGTGGCGGATTTTTCATTTGTTAGAAAAAATACGAGAGCGGTTAAATTTTGTGAAGAAAATAAAATAAAGTTTAAGGAATTTGACAATTTCAATGAAATTATTTTATATCATAATGAAAATGAGGTAGATAAAAATGCTTAG